In Vibrio marisflavi CECT 7928, the following are encoded in one genomic region:
- a CDS encoding LysR family transcriptional regulator, with translation MLNKVQLSDIRTFVLISKLGNFTKAAEALNVSRSHVSRQLSQLEAQMGVTLLIRTTRTLKLTAAGSSFYHQCESALEQLDQAIISTVDDISDIRGDIKVNSVGGPLGEQIIAQIAFEFAQQHPDINIDLEFSSHRVDLISDDFDIAFRMGKLEDASFVARKLMDIKMGTWASRDYLDQHGHPAHPKELSQHNCLTGSVTKWSFQHIESNETIDIQIDGHLQCKNGHVLIRGAVNGNGIIRVPELYCEKEIQTDQLQPVFSEWGIPSVDFSAIYHKDRYQPLRLRAFIDFTKHWVDRFQNKLR, from the coding sequence ATGCTAAACAAAGTACAGCTTTCGGATATCCGGACATTTGTACTGATATCAAAACTTGGAAACTTTACTAAAGCTGCCGAAGCACTCAATGTTTCTAGATCACATGTATCTCGGCAACTGAGTCAATTAGAAGCTCAAATGGGAGTGACACTACTCATTCGCACAACGAGAACACTGAAATTAACCGCCGCTGGAAGCAGTTTTTATCATCAGTGTGAATCGGCCTTGGAGCAATTAGATCAAGCCATTATTTCAACAGTAGACGATATCAGCGACATTCGAGGTGACATAAAAGTTAACAGTGTTGGTGGCCCGCTAGGTGAACAAATTATTGCTCAAATTGCCTTTGAATTTGCTCAGCAACATCCAGATATCAATATTGATTTGGAGTTTAGCAGCCACCGTGTAGACTTAATCAGCGATGACTTCGATATCGCATTTCGAATGGGTAAGTTGGAAGACGCAAGCTTTGTCGCTCGGAAATTAATGGACATAAAAATGGGTACTTGGGCAAGTCGTGACTATCTGGATCAACATGGTCACCCTGCCCATCCAAAAGAACTAAGCCAACACAACTGTTTGACTGGTTCAGTGACTAAATGGAGCTTCCAGCATATTGAATCGAATGAAACAATAGATATTCAAATCGACGGGCATTTACAATGCAAAAATGGACACGTCCTTATTCGAGGTGCAGTAAATGGCAATGGGATCATACGCGTTCCCGAACTGTATTGCGAAAAGGAGATTCAAACAGATCAACTGCAGCCCGTTTTCTCTGAATGGGGAATCCCCAGCGTAGACTTCTCAGCTATTTATCACAAAGACCGATACCAGCCTCTCCGGCTCAGAGCATTTATTGATTTCACTAAACATTGGGTAGATCGTTTTCAAAATAAGCTTCGGTAG